A DNA window from Streptomyces parvus contains the following coding sequences:
- a CDS encoding carbohydrate ABC transporter permease produces the protein MSTTLSRPRRWSLLALAIAVTSVLMFPVYWMIMTSIVPSERLLVTEPPLIPPSDATSISAYTSALRDLPVLDWLWNSTLTTVGAAVLSTVVSTLGGYSLSRFRTRGQQAMGFTLLFSRMLPGTLLIIPVFVLFATFGMVNNLWSVTLVNTAATVPFTTWLMKGFVDAVPVEIEQAAMIDGCGRAGALWRVIVPLLKPGIAATFTYASILTWGDFLFARTLMGNPDGWTVTVGIASFIGEFSVDWSGLMAVGLISMVPMILLFLLLEPFLAKGMTTGSVKG, from the coding sequence ATGTCCACCACTCTCAGCCGCCCCCGCCGTTGGTCGCTGCTGGCCCTGGCGATCGCGGTCACCTCGGTCCTGATGTTCCCTGTCTACTGGATGATCATGACGTCGATCGTCCCGTCGGAACGGCTGCTGGTCACCGAACCACCGCTGATCCCGCCCTCCGACGCCACCTCGATCAGCGCCTACACCTCCGCCCTGCGCGACCTGCCCGTCCTCGACTGGCTCTGGAACTCCACCCTCACCACCGTCGGCGCGGCGGTCCTGTCCACCGTGGTCAGCACCCTCGGCGGCTACAGCCTCTCCCGCTTCCGCACCCGCGGGCAGCAGGCCATGGGCTTCACCCTGCTGTTCAGCCGGATGCTGCCAGGCACCCTCTTGATCATCCCGGTCTTCGTCCTCTTCGCCACCTTCGGCATGGTGAACAACCTGTGGTCGGTCACCCTGGTCAACACCGCGGCCACCGTGCCGTTCACCACCTGGCTGATGAAAGGCTTCGTCGACGCCGTCCCCGTGGAGATCGAACAGGCAGCCATGATCGACGGATGCGGACGGGCCGGCGCGCTGTGGCGCGTCATCGTGCCGCTGCTCAAGCCCGGCATCGCCGCGACGTTCACCTACGCGTCCATCCTCACCTGGGGCGACTTCCTCTTCGCCCGCACCCTCATGGGCAACCCGGACGGCTGGACCGTCACCGTCGGCATCGCCTCGTTCATCGGAGAGTTCAGCGTCGACTGGTCCGGCTTGATGGCGGTCGGCCTGATCTCCATGGTGCCGATGATCCTGCTCTTCCTCCTCCTGGAGCCCTTCCTCGCCAAGGGCATGACCACCGGATCGGTGAAGGGATGA
- a CDS encoding sugar kinase: MNWPPPAAPPGEHLDVVGVGEAMLLLQAPPPAPLETARTLSVAVAGAELNVCATVARFGGSAAFLSAVGDDAPGRRVLRAVRDLGVAENLIHVDPGRPTGLFLRETPQSGERRVMYYRAGSAASALDEDRADLLAAPHAPRALVVSGLTASLGDGPRRLLHRLVRQAGAAGTSVVLDANLRPSLGTEDAVETMTLLLPHVDLLVLGDDESGPLLGATDPEAVLAAARDAGVAETVLKGGERGCWLWDDGLRHIPAHPTRVVDTVGAGDAFLGAYLTARLSGTSAPAAALLGARIAAGVVARAGDTEGLPDRATAQALLRGEDRGGESSSGGLGAGAQGGG; encoded by the coding sequence ATGAACTGGCCGCCCCCCGCCGCGCCGCCGGGAGAGCACCTGGACGTCGTGGGCGTCGGCGAGGCCATGCTCCTGCTCCAGGCACCGCCCCCTGCCCCCCTGGAAACAGCCCGCACCCTGTCCGTCGCCGTCGCCGGCGCCGAACTCAACGTCTGCGCCACCGTAGCCAGGTTCGGCGGCAGCGCCGCGTTCCTCTCCGCCGTGGGGGACGACGCCCCAGGACGGCGCGTACTGCGCGCCGTCCGCGACCTCGGCGTGGCCGAGAACCTCATCCATGTCGATCCCGGGCGACCGACCGGCCTGTTCCTCCGGGAAACACCGCAGAGCGGAGAGCGGCGGGTGATGTACTACCGCGCCGGATCAGCCGCCTCGGCTCTGGACGAGGACCGCGCAGACCTCCTCGCCGCGCCCCACGCACCGCGCGCCCTGGTGGTGTCCGGACTGACGGCGTCACTCGGCGACGGACCGCGCCGGCTGCTGCACCGCCTGGTAAGGCAAGCGGGCGCAGCGGGCACGTCCGTCGTGCTCGACGCCAACCTGCGCCCTTCGCTCGGCACCGAGGACGCCGTGGAGACGATGACACTCCTCCTGCCGCACGTGGATCTCCTGGTCCTCGGTGACGACGAGTCCGGTCCTCTCCTCGGTGCCACCGACCCCGAGGCCGTGCTCGCCGCAGCTCGTGACGCCGGGGTGGCCGAGACCGTGCTCAAGGGAGGCGAACGCGGCTGCTGGCTCTGGGACGACGGCCTCCGGCACATCCCCGCCCACCCCACGCGTGTCGTCGACACCGTGGGGGCCGGCGACGCCTTCCTCGGCGCCTACCTGACGGCTCGGCTGTCCGGAACCTCTGCCCCTGCGGCAGCGCTTCTCGGCGCGCGCATCGCCGCCGGAGTGGTGGCCCGGGCCGGCGACACCGAAGGGCTGCCGGACAGAGCCACCGCACAAGCGCTCCTGCGTGGAGAAGACCGGGGCGGCGAGAGCTCTTCGGGCGGCCTCGGAGCCGGGGCCCAGGGCGGGGGTTGA
- a CDS encoding carbohydrate ABC transporter permease, producing MSIHQPKARERHPAAPSSASPDPARPPAGLVREHRRRSLFAYLTLSPTLAVVGLLMAYPLYVAIDLSLRGGQIADLLNLERNPLTLDNYRDVLTAPGLLSDVLRSVVYTVGVVVPAFALGLGLAILLNKAFPGRRIIRPLVLLPWAVPGVVVSAAFSWMLDASYGVVNHLLRTVGLIEDNVAWLADPDTALIAVILPTVWKYYPFFTLVLLAQLQSVPGELYEAARMDGASPLQQFLHVTWPAVRAASSLAIVITGIGVFREFDFIYPLTGGGPNEATQTLAIRIYNEAFQYFEMGTAAALGIVTMAICGLLLKFAGRSVRREFS from the coding sequence ATGAGCATCCATCAGCCGAAAGCCCGGGAGAGGCACCCGGCCGCACCCTCTTCCGCGTCCCCCGACCCCGCCCGGCCTCCGGCCGGACTCGTGAGGGAGCACCGCCGCCGCAGCCTCTTCGCCTACCTGACCCTCTCCCCGACCCTCGCGGTGGTCGGCCTGCTGATGGCCTACCCCCTCTATGTGGCGATCGACCTCAGCCTGCGCGGCGGCCAGATCGCCGACCTGCTCAACCTGGAACGCAACCCCCTCACGCTCGACAACTACCGCGACGTCCTGACCGCACCGGGACTCCTCAGCGACGTGCTGCGCTCGGTGGTCTACACCGTCGGCGTCGTGGTGCCCGCCTTCGCCCTCGGCCTGGGCCTGGCCATCCTGCTGAACAAGGCGTTCCCCGGCCGCCGGATCATCCGTCCGCTCGTCCTGCTGCCCTGGGCGGTGCCTGGCGTGGTGGTGAGCGCGGCGTTCAGCTGGATGCTCGACGCGTCCTACGGTGTCGTGAACCATCTGCTGCGCACGGTCGGGCTGATCGAGGACAACGTCGCCTGGCTGGCCGATCCCGACACCGCCCTGATCGCGGTGATCCTCCCCACGGTCTGGAAGTACTACCCCTTCTTCACCCTCGTCCTGCTGGCGCAGCTCCAGTCCGTGCCGGGTGAGCTCTACGAAGCCGCCCGGATGGACGGGGCCTCTCCTCTCCAGCAGTTCCTCCACGTCACCTGGCCCGCCGTCAGGGCCGCGTCCTCGCTGGCCATCGTGATCACCGGGATCGGGGTCTTCAGGGAGTTCGACTTCATCTACCCGCTCACCGGCGGCGGGCCCAACGAAGCGACCCAGACCCTCGCCATCCGGATCTACAACGAAGCTTTCCAGTACTTCGAGATGGGCACCGCGGCCGCGCTCGGCATCGTGACCATGGCCATCTGCGGCCTGCTGCTGAAATTCGCGGGACGATCCGTGCGCCGCGAGTTCAGCTGA
- a CDS encoding bifunctional 4-hydroxy-2-oxoglutarate aldolase/2-dehydro-3-deoxy-phosphogluconate aldolase — MTIVRDHLHPTPHGIVAIVRLSTPPPDDLLAALLEARTSALEVTLTTPGAEAAITRWRDLGPSALIGAGTVRTPDDARRAVAAGAQFLVTPTTSPAVLGVAAEARVPVLCGALTPTEIDTAWQHGAAAVKVFPVDALGGPAYVKAVQAPLPDVPLVPTGGIDAASALAYAALGCHAVGVGSSLVSDTAVRDRDWEALRTRAADLVGAWHSGTARDRSGKEPR; from the coding sequence ATGACCATCGTGCGCGACCACCTCCACCCGACCCCGCACGGCATCGTCGCGATCGTGCGCCTCAGCACACCGCCGCCCGACGACCTCCTCGCCGCCCTGCTGGAGGCCCGCACATCCGCACTGGAAGTCACCCTCACCACCCCCGGAGCCGAAGCGGCCATCACCCGCTGGCGGGACCTCGGCCCCTCCGCACTGATCGGCGCCGGCACCGTACGCACCCCCGACGACGCCCGCCGCGCGGTGGCCGCCGGTGCACAGTTCCTCGTCACGCCCACCACCTCCCCGGCTGTCCTCGGTGTGGCCGCAGAGGCCCGCGTGCCCGTCCTCTGCGGGGCCCTCACACCCACCGAGATCGACACCGCCTGGCAGCACGGCGCGGCAGCGGTCAAGGTGTTCCCCGTCGACGCCCTCGGCGGACCGGCGTACGTGAAGGCCGTCCAGGCCCCCCTTCCCGACGTCCCGCTGGTACCCACCGGGGGGATCGACGCCGCCTCCGCCCTCGCCTATGCCGCCCTCGGCTGCCACGCCGTGGGCGTGGGCTCCTCGCTGGTCTCCGACACCGCGGTCAGAGACCGCGACTGGGAAGCCCTGCGCACCAGGGCGGCCGACCTGGTGGGCGCCTGGCACAGCGGCACCGCCCGTGACCGAAGCGGAAAGGAACCCCGATGA
- a CDS encoding phosphatase PAP2 family protein → MTQHDSPPLPAYRPGASKQASEAPDDTSPSRTARPWMPALLYTLGFLTVYLLAVCTPWGQRAENALFRLGVQGGEEAWIYPLSGSPYGSTPIPPMELSAEPTVMAGLAVIVVLTLVRRCWRSGCAALGVVILTIGGKEGFKSTMPRPDLVGAPENLLDQGFPSGHTAIPAALTLAVVLVVSPRIRPYVATAGVLWLACIAAATATMGGHRPSEVLGATLLACACYGLATWLLPSAAAPGAARSPRALPVITLTLALAVALVSGARNDTLTRSLVSAATAFICAVLIWYAAVGRPARRARPASD, encoded by the coding sequence ATGACCCAGCACGATTCTCCGCCCCTGCCCGCGTACCGTCCGGGGGCCTCGAAGCAGGCGTCCGAAGCCCCCGACGACACCAGCCCGTCGCGAACGGCACGGCCGTGGATGCCGGCTCTGCTGTACACCCTGGGGTTCCTGACGGTCTACCTGCTCGCCGTCTGCACCCCGTGGGGGCAACGAGCTGAGAACGCCCTGTTCCGACTCGGTGTGCAGGGGGGCGAAGAAGCATGGATCTACCCCCTGTCAGGATCGCCCTACGGGTCGACACCCATCCCACCGATGGAACTGAGCGCCGAGCCCACCGTGATGGCGGGCTTGGCCGTCATCGTGGTCCTCACCCTGGTGCGGCGGTGCTGGCGATCCGGGTGCGCGGCGCTGGGGGTCGTCATTCTCACGATCGGGGGCAAGGAGGGGTTCAAATCGACCATGCCCCGACCCGATCTGGTGGGCGCACCCGAGAATCTCCTTGACCAGGGTTTCCCCAGTGGGCACACGGCCATCCCCGCCGCGCTGACGCTCGCCGTCGTCCTCGTGGTTTCCCCCCGCATCCGCCCCTACGTCGCCACGGCCGGTGTGCTGTGGCTCGCCTGCATCGCCGCCGCCACCGCCACCATGGGCGGTCACCGGCCCAGCGAAGTGCTGGGAGCCACGCTGTTGGCCTGCGCCTGTTATGGCCTCGCGACCTGGCTGCTGCCGTCGGCCGCCGCGCCGGGCGCCGCGCGGAGCCCTCGTGCGCTGCCCGTCATCACCCTGACGCTGGCACTGGCCGTCGCCCTCGTCTCCGGCGCACGGAACGACACCCTCACAAGGTCGCTGGTCTCCGCGGCGACAGCCTTCATATGTGCGGTCCTGATCTGGTACGCCGCAGTCGGGCGGCCCGCACGCCGCGCACGCCCCGCATCGGACTGA
- a CDS encoding TetR family transcriptional regulator, which translates to MPQSRASGPTAAPATAAGGDTRERILTAAMEEFARHGIAGARVDRIAKLARTSKERVYAYFRGKEALYAAVAAREYVVIAEATQMDPYDLPGYAGRLFDYFVARPDHHRLITWGRLELPGTAAVADDPTQAVIARKVGQLREVQQLGHIAPTWDPTDVLALVNQIAMTWAAQPELSRAASAHAVDPTTAARRAAVVTAVERLFPRAR; encoded by the coding sequence ATGCCTCAGTCCCGCGCCTCCGGCCCGACCGCAGCGCCCGCAACCGCCGCTGGTGGCGACACCCGCGAGCGCATCCTTACCGCCGCCATGGAGGAATTCGCCCGCCACGGCATCGCCGGCGCTCGCGTGGACCGCATCGCCAAGCTCGCCAGGACCAGCAAAGAACGCGTCTACGCCTACTTCCGCGGCAAGGAAGCGCTCTACGCCGCCGTGGCTGCACGGGAGTACGTCGTCATCGCCGAGGCCACCCAGATGGACCCGTACGACCTCCCCGGCTACGCGGGCCGACTGTTCGACTACTTCGTCGCGCGTCCGGACCACCACCGCCTGATCACCTGGGGCCGCCTCGAACTGCCGGGCACCGCAGCCGTTGCCGACGATCCCACCCAGGCAGTGATCGCCCGGAAGGTCGGCCAGCTACGCGAGGTGCAGCAGCTTGGACATATCGCCCCCACCTGGGACCCGACCGACGTCCTCGCCCTGGTCAATCAGATCGCCATGACCTGGGCGGCACAACCCGAACTCAGCAGGGCCGCTTCCGCGCACGCCGTGGACCCCACCACCGCCGCCCGCCGCGCAGCAGTGGTGACCGCTGTCGAGCGGCTCTTCCCCCGAGCGCGCTGA
- a CDS encoding TetR/AcrR family transcriptional regulator, giving the protein MDQDTVEATARPSARDRLLDAADELFSRDGIARTSVDQVLHHAHVAPGTLYAHFGGKDGLIAAALQRRLDRWEQIWQEAVDAAPTPAEKLLALFDAVSAYRDRYTPGRGCAFLATSTELPDLDHPARSVIEAESTLLLTRLNRLAETVTPEAPAALAGNVLLVYDGAMAGLQRGRTPDPLGHGKKLARRLIRNTI; this is encoded by the coding sequence ATGGACCAGGACACCGTCGAAGCCACGGCCAGACCGTCTGCCAGGGACCGACTGCTGGACGCAGCCGACGAGCTCTTCTCCCGGGACGGCATCGCCCGCACCAGCGTCGACCAGGTACTGCACCACGCCCACGTCGCTCCCGGCACGCTCTACGCGCACTTCGGGGGAAAGGACGGCCTGATCGCGGCCGCGCTGCAACGGCGCCTGGACCGCTGGGAACAGATATGGCAGGAAGCGGTGGACGCCGCGCCCACACCCGCCGAGAAGCTCCTGGCCCTGTTCGACGCCGTCTCCGCCTACCGGGACCGGTACACCCCGGGCCGCGGGTGCGCCTTCCTCGCGACCAGCACGGAACTGCCCGACCTCGACCACCCCGCCCGCAGCGTGATCGAGGCGGAGTCCACGCTCCTCCTCACGCGCCTGAACCGGCTGGCGGAAACCGTCACCCCCGAAGCCCCCGCCGCCTTGGCGGGCAACGTACTGCTCGTGTACGACGGAGCCATGGCCGGCCTCCAACGAGGGCGGACACCCGACCCCCTCGGCCACGGCAAGAAGCTGGCGAGACGCCTGATCCGGAACACCATCTGA
- a CDS encoding EamA family transporter has product MNDLTGVGPARTRALLGAGLVLVSCLSVQASAALASTLFDRLGAPAVAGLRQLCAAVVLVVLVRPRVRGHTRQEWAGMVVYGAAMAVMNVAFYGAVGRLPLGVAATLLFLGPFVVAVASARTWREALLPAVGLAGVVLVTQPGGAVEWAGIALGLLSAVALAFYTVFAQRVGRASSGLDGLAVPVCIAAVLLLPFSLPAAPGVTGSDWGLVAVSGVVGVALAFTLDFRAVKMAGAKVVATLFSFDPLMGALIGALALAEALSAPVLVGMGLIVSAGALATWRAESPGSPVPTSTDHQ; this is encoded by the coding sequence GTGAACGACCTGACCGGGGTGGGACCTGCCCGCACCCGAGCGCTCCTCGGGGCGGGCCTGGTCCTCGTCAGTTGCCTGAGCGTGCAAGCCTCCGCAGCACTCGCCTCGACACTCTTCGATCGGCTGGGCGCTCCCGCCGTCGCCGGACTGCGGCAGCTCTGCGCTGCCGTCGTCCTGGTGGTGCTGGTACGTCCGAGAGTCCGTGGCCACACGCGGCAGGAATGGGCCGGCATGGTCGTCTACGGCGCGGCGATGGCCGTGATGAACGTGGCCTTCTACGGCGCGGTGGGCCGTCTCCCGCTGGGCGTGGCGGCGACGCTGCTGTTCCTCGGGCCGTTCGTCGTGGCGGTCGCCTCGGCGCGCACGTGGCGTGAAGCGCTCCTGCCGGCAGTCGGCCTGGCGGGCGTAGTCCTGGTCACGCAGCCCGGCGGGGCAGTCGAGTGGGCAGGAATCGCCCTGGGACTGCTCTCCGCGGTGGCCCTTGCCTTCTACACCGTCTTCGCACAGCGCGTGGGCAGGGCGTCTTCGGGGTTGGACGGACTGGCCGTGCCGGTCTGTATCGCGGCGGTGCTCCTCCTCCCCTTCTCCTTGCCCGCCGCTCCGGGCGTCACCGGATCCGACTGGGGCCTGGTCGCTGTCTCCGGCGTCGTCGGGGTGGCCCTGGCCTTCACCCTGGATTTCCGGGCCGTGAAGATGGCCGGCGCCAAAGTGGTCGCGACGCTGTTCTCCTTCGACCCGCTGATGGGCGCACTGATCGGTGCCCTCGCCCTCGCCGAAGCTCTCTCCGCACCGGTGCTCGTCGGCATGGGACTGATCGTGTCAGCCGGTGCCCTGGCAACCTGGCGTGCCGAAAGCCCGGGTTCGCCGGTGCCGACCAGCACGGACCACCAGTGA
- a CDS encoding IS5 family transposase, translating to MRDLVPDDLWARIAPILPPLRSGGINIRDDAGQTTAPPALAGILFVLRTGAAWRDVPRQEIGCSGGTAWRRLRDWTEAGVWPRLHAAILAELRKAGLLEMDDCAIDGSHVRSLKGGAHTGPPPVDRGRPGSKHHIVVDRRGTPLAVSLTGGNRHDVSQLIPLIDAIPRIRGLRGRPRHRPQRLYADRGYDFDKYRRLLRRRGIAPKIARRGAPHGSGLGKTRWVVERTFAWLHQFKRLRIRYEMRADLHLGLLQLACGIICLRNLRAAF from the coding sequence ATCAGAGATCTCGTGCCCGACGATTTGTGGGCCCGCATCGCTCCGATTCTGCCACCCCTCCGCAGCGGCGGAATCAACATCCGGGACGACGCCGGACAGACGACCGCACCGCCCGCCCTGGCAGGCATCCTCTTCGTCCTGCGCACGGGTGCAGCCTGGCGTGATGTACCTCGTCAGGAGATAGGTTGCTCGGGGGGCACAGCCTGGCGTCGTCTACGGGACTGGACCGAGGCCGGCGTCTGGCCACGCCTGCATGCTGCGATCCTCGCCGAGCTGCGAAAGGCCGGACTGCTGGAGATGGACGACTGTGCCATCGACGGCTCACACGTCCGCAGTCTGAAAGGGGGAGCTCACACCGGACCACCGCCGGTCGACAGGGGCCGCCCAGGAAGCAAACACCACATCGTCGTCGACCGGAGGGGCACACCTCTCGCAGTGTCGCTCACCGGTGGCAACCGACACGATGTCAGTCAGCTCATCCCGCTCATCGATGCCATCCCACGCATTCGTGGACTACGCGGACGGCCGCGCCATCGCCCGCAACGGTTGTACGCCGACCGCGGCTACGACTTCGACAAGTACCGGAGACTTCTCCGGCGCCGAGGCATAGCGCCCAAAATCGCCCGCCGCGGTGCCCCTCACGGCTCCGGCTTGGGCAAGACCCGCTGGGTTGTCGAGCGCACCTTCGCCTGGCTCCACCAGTTCAAGAGACTCCGGATCCGCTACGAGATGCGTGCTGATCTTCACCTCGGACTACTACAACTCGCCTGCGGCATCATCTGTCTTCGGAACCTCCGGGCGGCATTCTGA
- a CDS encoding aldo/keto reductase — MQHRNLGSQGLRVSALGLGIMGMSMAYGASNKDESIATIRRAHELGIDFFDTAELYGAGTGSNEILLGEAVKDFRDEVVLATKFGFDMTAQPLGSGFDSRPENIRKAAESSLRYLQSDHIDLFYQHISDPAVPVEEVAGVVGELISEGKVKYFGLSNVGPQYIRRAHAVTPVSALQYEYSLFEREVEERILPVLRELGIGLVPYSPLGRGFLTGQVKPASEYAADDMRSWDERWQGENYTYNLHATEQLKNVADTKNITTAQLSLAWLLAQGEDVAPIPGTRSTERLEENTHALDVQLSAADLARITEILPHGSAGSRYPAAALHSFTTD; from the coding sequence ATGCAGCACCGCAATCTGGGCTCTCAGGGTCTGCGCGTCTCGGCGCTCGGCCTGGGGATCATGGGCATGTCCATGGCCTACGGCGCCTCGAACAAGGACGAGAGCATCGCGACCATCCGCCGCGCCCACGAACTCGGGATCGACTTCTTCGACACCGCCGAGCTGTACGGCGCCGGCACCGGCAGCAACGAGATCCTCCTCGGCGAGGCGGTCAAGGACTTCCGCGACGAGGTGGTCCTGGCCACCAAGTTCGGCTTCGACATGACCGCGCAGCCGCTGGGTTCCGGCTTCGACAGCCGCCCGGAGAACATCCGCAAGGCCGCCGAGAGCAGCCTGCGCTACCTGCAGAGCGACCACATCGACCTCTTCTACCAGCACATCTCCGACCCCGCCGTTCCGGTTGAGGAGGTCGCCGGGGTGGTCGGCGAACTGATCTCCGAGGGCAAGGTGAAGTACTTCGGCCTGAGCAACGTCGGCCCCCAGTACATCCGCCGTGCCCACGCCGTCACCCCGGTCTCCGCGCTCCAGTACGAGTACTCGCTGTTCGAGCGGGAGGTGGAGGAAAGGATCCTTCCCGTCCTGCGGGAACTCGGCATCGGACTGGTGCCCTACTCCCCACTCGGCCGCGGCTTTCTCACCGGCCAGGTCAAGCCCGCGAGCGAGTACGCCGCGGACGACATGCGCAGCTGGGACGAGCGCTGGCAGGGCGAGAACTACACCTACAACCTGCACGCCACCGAACAACTCAAGAATGTGGCGGACACCAAGAACATCACTACCGCCCAACTCTCGCTGGCCTGGCTGCTCGCCCAGGGCGAGGACGTCGCACCCATTCCCGGCACCCGCAGCACCGAGCGCCTTGAGGAGAACACCCACGCCCTCGACGTCCAGCTCTCCGCCGCTGATCTGGCCCGCATCACTGAGATACTTCCCCACGGCTCGGCAGGGAGCCGCTACCCCGCTGCGGCACTGCACAGCTTCACCACAGACTGA
- a CDS encoding PadR family transcriptional regulator: protein MTRQKPPLTEPQYFILAALLDGPLHGYGIIKAAEQATAGRLRIAVGTLYGALERLERAGLVAPGDEEIVDGRARRYYRLTEDGTEALGREALRMQQAAAVVIGHSRSAGAATA, encoded by the coding sequence ATGACCAGACAGAAACCGCCCTTGACGGAACCGCAGTACTTCATCCTCGCTGCGCTCCTGGACGGCCCGTTGCACGGTTACGGAATCATCAAGGCTGCCGAGCAGGCCACCGCCGGGCGACTCCGGATCGCTGTCGGCACTCTTTACGGCGCGCTGGAACGGTTGGAGCGGGCCGGGCTGGTGGCCCCCGGCGACGAGGAGATCGTGGATGGGCGGGCTCGGCGCTACTACCGGCTCACCGAGGACGGCACCGAGGCGCTCGGCCGGGAGGCGCTGCGGATGCAGCAGGCGGCGGCCGTCGTCATCGGACACTCGCGGAGTGCCGGAGCGGCCACGGCATGA
- a CDS encoding PfkB family carbohydrate kinase: MLLVDRTSHRHVPSFSVDSIGTTAASDTFCRALAVALAEGKDPLYAARWASAAAALSTPRADA; the protein is encoded by the coding sequence GTGCTGCTCGTCGACCGCACGAGCCACCGTCATGTGCCCTCGTTCTCCGTCGACTCGATCGGCACCACAGCGGCGAGCGACACCTTCTGCCGCGCCCTTGCCGTCGCCCTGGCAGAGGGCAAGGACCCGCTGTACGCGGCACGCTGGGCCAGTGCCGCCGCAGCTCTGTCCACCCCGCGCGCAGACGCCTAG
- a CDS encoding PQQ-binding-like beta-propeller repeat protein: MATGREWWSYPGLGKTGQSQAAPVTPPAPDGRGGERFALLSDAEELHLIDVRTGDRLRNGPLSLTAGNGATALGHAAGTGLLVAAGEDLIGFSPDSGKRLWSHPTAGLDTGWPSLPGGGRRGPVARDGVLLSWLDARTLQALDLADGGRQLWRTSFDAIARCPPAIGGDMAYVTAGQVCRALGLRTGRVLKEWPVDEAVTWLAADVRWYAVVGASSLRAVNAP; the protein is encoded by the coding sequence GTGGCCACAGGCCGGGAATGGTGGTCCTACCCCGGGCTCGGCAAGACCGGGCAGTCCCAGGCCGCGCCGGTCACTCCGCCCGCGCCGGACGGCCGTGGCGGCGAGCGCTTCGCCCTGCTCAGCGACGCCGAAGAACTGCACCTCATCGACGTACGCACCGGCGACCGCCTGCGCAATGGACCGCTGAGCCTCACCGCCGGGAACGGTGCCACGGCCCTCGGGCATGCCGCCGGTACCGGTCTGTTGGTCGCCGCCGGGGAGGACCTGATTGGTTTCAGCCCCGACAGCGGAAAGCGGCTGTGGAGCCACCCCACCGCCGGGCTCGACACCGGTTGGCCGTCGCTGCCCGGGGGTGGCAGACGAGGCCCCGTCGCGCGGGACGGGGTCCTGCTCAGCTGGCTGGACGCCAGAACCCTGCAGGCACTCGACCTCGCGGACGGCGGACGGCAGCTGTGGCGGACGTCGTTCGACGCCATCGCACGCTGCCCGCCCGCCATCGGAGGCGACATGGCTTACGTCACGGCCGGGCAGGTGTGCCGGGCACTGGGGCTGCGCACGGGGAGAGTGCTCAAGGAATGGCCGGTGGACGAGGCAGTCACATGGCTCGCTGCCGACGTCAGGTGGTACGCCGTGGTCGGCGCCTCGTCCCTGCGGGCGGTCAACGCGCCCTGA